aataagtttaagatttttttgataattttcccaccaAACTAAAATATTGACGATGTGATTGTATATTTCCCTCGAGGCAACAACGTTATGCTCTAGGGCGCGTGTGCATATATATATGTTCAATCCAACAATTTAGCACTATTGAGTTAATTGAGATATTTACTATACCTTgccttctcttttctccttgtCTTTTCTGTTCCTTTTCTAGCTAAAAGCTATAAAAATTTTGCGTGAGATAAAATATTATATTAAGTCTAACGTTAGCACTGCATGACAACTTAAAATCCGTTTTGTAAAATCAAagcatattaaaatatatttcttcCCTAAAAAATGCCTACTTAAAAGCATGATTAACGAGTTCAATAAATCACGACCACATGCTAACAATTTGCAGACCTATATTCTGTTTCCTAATATATTCGCATATTTATCTACGGAACTCGAAAAGTAAGTCGTAAAAAATCAAGACAACGTCGTTGTCATAGTGAGAATGTGCAAGTTTTCCGGCATCGGATTAAATTTCTTCATTCCTAATTCAATTTTAGTTTGCTATTGACCTTTAATCTTTTCGATGGAGTGACTATTTAAGGATATGAAACAACACGAAGGTTATGAGCAAAGTATCCATGGATGTATAATCCTCTTTTACACAAAGCAATTACGAGATTGATAGTGGACCGGCAGGACTGTCGTTCTCGTTCCCGTTTCCGTCGCCACATGCTCTCCTTTTTAGTACCGACCCAAGAACACgcgtccttttctctttctccttctcggGAGCTTTGAATCGACCCATCACTCGTATCTTGAATCCCATTCCCACCCAACTCTTGTTCTGCTTTGCCGTTCCGTCCATCAGATCAGGAATCTAGCGAACGTACATTGTCCGACCCAATTAAGTATTAAGCAGAACAAGTTTGTGAGGAGGATGAACGCAGGGAACGGCAAGATTTGGAGGGATCCAAGCTACGACTTTTGGAAAGACGGAGGAGTTACCAGCAATAAGGCGAACAGTACTGATTCCAAAGTTGGTGACGGCGAGGAGTTCGATTTCCAGAGAAGCGGCGAGAAGGGCTCGGAAGATCCGCCGTCGAAGCTGATCGGTCAGTTCCTGCACAAGCAGCGAGCTTCCGGCGATTTCTCGCTCGACATCGATTTGGAGATGCAAGAGCTCAAGCAAGACGACCACGACGATGACGACTTCACGCCGCTGCCACCTTTGGAGGAGTCGCCATTGAAGAGCCGGAACAAGGTGTCCTTTCACGAGTCCGGCTCGAGCGAGGCCAAGACCACCAAGGTTTCAGTGGAGAACCAGCAGCGGCAGCAGGAGGAGGGGAGCGCAGATGGGCAAGTCTTGAGGTGCACGTCGAACGCGTCGTTTCATAGCAACAGCTCGTTCAAGAGGAAGTCGCGGCTTCTGACCACGGCAGCAACGAAGAACAAGTCGAGGCTCTTAGGCCCGCCTGATCAGACGGACAAGAAATCAGATCGAGGCTCGAAATTATCGTTGTCGCCGAAACGCGGTGGGGACGACGACGAGGATGACCCTTTTGCGGGAGAGGACTTGCCAGGGCAGTACAAGAAGGCCAGGCTCAATCTGGTGATCCTGCTTGAGTGGGTGAGTTTGATCTTGATTATAGGTGCATTAGTCTGTAGCCTCACTATTCCTTACCTTAGGAAgaggactctgtggaagctcatgTTGTGGAAGTGGGAGGTAATGGTGTTGGTGTTGATATGTGGAAGGTTGGTCTCCGGCTGGGGCATCAGGATCATTGTGTTCTTTATTGAGAGGAACTTTGTTCTGAGGAAGAGggttctttattttgtttatggATTGAGGAAAGCAGTGCAAAATTGTCTGTGGTTAGGGCTGGTATTGGTGGCATGGCACTTCCTGTTTGATAAAAAGGTTGAAAGAGAGACCAATAGCAAGGCCCTATTGTTTGTCACCAAGGTCTTGGTTTGTCTCTTGGTTGGCACAGTGATTTGGCTTGTGAAGACTCTTATAGTCAAGGTCTTGGCGTCTTCCTTCCACGTGAGCACCTACTTTGATAGGATTCAGGAATCTCTGTTCAATCAGTATGTCATCGAGACCCTGTCAGGGCCGCCGTTAGTCGAGATGAGGAAagcggaggaagaggaggagaagattgCGGTCGAAGTTGAGAAGCTGCAGAAGGCGGGGGCTGTGATACCTCCCGACCTTAATGCGGCTGTATTGCCAGAGAAAGGTAGTGGGAGAGTGATAGGTAGCGGGAGAGTACAAAAGAGTCCTAGAGGAAAGGACAAGGGGGAAGAGGGGATTACAATCGATCACTTGCATAAACTGAGTCCGAAGAATGTATCTGCGTGGAATATGAAGAGGCTGATGAATTTGGTGCGATATGGGAACCTCACGACACTGGATGAGCAGATATCAGGTCATGATGATGAATCTTCGAACCAAATAAACAGCGAAAGTGAAGCAAGAGCAGCGGCGAAGAAAATTTTCCAGAATGTGTCTCGGCAGGGATCCAAGTAATCGTTATTCAATTTTCATCAAATGTTGTTCTACTCTCACTGTCCTAAAGATCTTGAGCACAAACCTAACAGCGTCATTGCTTGGCCATATTAAGCCTTTAATACTAAACGTAGGCCGAACAatttgaggaaaagcttgaacttGGTCCAATCTATCAATTCTGGCCTCTTCTTGCAAAATTATTATAGGAGCTTAATAGTGTGCTTTCCTACAATTCTGAACTCTTCATTCTGCATTACCCTTGGCCGTGATTTTTCATCTATGTTCTCTTCTATCTCTATCAGCTCTACGACCCTTTTTATTCACGGGTCTTGTTTTTTGTGGCTCTCTTTACGTGCTGTTTCTATTCCAGGCACATATATCTAGAGGACTTGATGCGGTTTATGCCAGAAGATGAGGCTGTCAAGACAATGAGTCTATTTGAAGGAGCATCAGAGAGCcaaaaaattagcaaatcatcaTTAAAAAACTGGGTGGTAAGAGATGGTAGAAAGTATCTACTTGTTGTCTTGACTCTTTTAGCACTTGATTGAAAGGTCTGTAGAAGTCCAAATGAGATCATGTataagaaaagaaggaattaaTGGAAATGTAATCATGAGGTAAGTGGTATATAATCGAGTGACATCTAATTGTAACCTCTTCCAGGACCTTGGTAACTGACCAGCCTAAAAGTACACAATGCATGACATTCAGAACCTCTCAGCCCCCGTGTATAGGGTAGCATTTAGATGGTAGGTTTTCAATGAAAATCCAGCAATATGTTAAATGTATTTCGCGATAAGTATTGAGCAGAACAGCTTTCTGTCAGATAGCATATGACCCTAGAAGATGCCAGTTATTATGGATTTTACAGATATTGTTCTCCCTTGCAGAATCAAAGTTCAACATATTAATCTTTAGGAATCTAGTTAGTTTAGTGGATCTGGATGTTAAGGTAATAAATCCTGCTCTTGATGTAAATGGAGGGAGGGGGGTTTTGGAATTATCTTTTGCTAGTTGCAAGTGCTCATGAATAAAACCTCTTACTCAATTTATGTTTTCATGTCAGATTTGGGTCAAAGTACTCCGTTTCATTTTAGTTGCAAATCGAGTTCTCTATAGCTTAAACAGCAAAAAACTAGTTAGTGCTTAAAATTTTTGGACATTATGAAACTAACTGATCGCATTAGGATTGTGTATGCAACCTTCGCAAATTGGAGTTACCCTGATAAATCAATTACGCTGTCTTTCTACGTTTGTTAAACTTCTAACGCTGCAGTGTTCACTAATTGAGCTTTAAGGTTGCATTTGGATGTGACGCAGGTTAATGCTTTTAGAGAACGAAGAGCGCTAGCTTTGACGCTGGATGATACTAAGACAGCTGTGAACAAACTCCATCGGATGGTCAACATTCTAGTTGGCATCCTCATAGCCATTGTATGGCTCCTTATACTAGGAATTGCCACGAAAAAAGTTCTGCTTCTCATAAGCTCCCAGTTGCTGCTTGTGGTATTCATATTTGGAAACAGCTGCAAAACTACATTTGAAGCGttaattttcttgtttgtgATTCATCCATTTGACGTCGGCGATCGTTGTGAAGTTGATGGGGTGCAGGTACATAGACGAACAGAGCTCTGTGTTTCAACAGATGTTCAAAATATATGTTACTAAACCATGATGCATCGTGTTTCAGATGGTTGTGGAAGAGATGAACATCCTAACGACTATTTTCCTAAGGTACGACAACCAGAAGATAATAATTCCGAACAGTGT
The genomic region above belongs to Rhodamnia argentea isolate NSW1041297 chromosome 6, ASM2092103v1, whole genome shotgun sequence and contains:
- the LOC115728536 gene encoding mechanosensitive ion channel protein 6-like, yielding MNAGNGKIWRDPSYDFWKDGGVTSNKANSTDSKVGDGEEFDFQRSGEKGSEDPPSKLIGQFLHKQRASGDFSLDIDLEMQELKQDDHDDDDFTPLPPLEESPLKSRNKVSFHESGSSEAKTTKVSVENQQRQQEEGSADGQVLRCTSNASFHSNSSFKRKSRLLTTAATKNKSRLLGPPDQTDKKSDRGSKLSLSPKRGGDDDEDDPFAGEDLPGQYKKARLNLVILLEWVSLILIIGALVCSLTIPYLRKRTLWKLMLWKWEVMVLVLICGRLVSGWGIRIIVFFIERNFVLRKRVLYFVYGLRKAVQNCLWLGLVLVAWHFLFDKKVERETNSKALLFVTKVLVCLLVGTVIWLVKTLIVKVLASSFHVSTYFDRIQESLFNQYVIETLSGPPLVEMRKAEEEEEKIAVEVEKLQKAGAVIPPDLNAAVLPEKGSGRVIGSGRVQKSPRGKDKGEEGITIDHLHKLSPKNVSAWNMKRLMNLVRYGNLTTLDEQISGHDDESSNQINSESEARAAAKKIFQNVSRQGSKHIYLEDLMRFMPEDEAVKTMSLFEGASESQKISKSSLKNWVVNAFRERRALALTLDDTKTAVNKLHRMVNILVGILIAIVWLLILGIATKKVLLLISSQLLLVVFIFGNSCKTTFEALIFLFVIHPFDVGDRCEVDGVQMVVEEMNILTTIFLRYDNQKIIIPNSVLATKAISNYYRSPDMGDAVEFCVHISTPAEKIAMMKQRIISYIENKKDHWYPAPMFIFKDVEELNRLRIAVWLTHRMNHQDMGEKWARRAILVEEMVKIFRELDIQYRLLPLDINIRAMPPVTSTAPPTWTTPSG